In Phocoena phocoena chromosome 11, mPhoPho1.1, whole genome shotgun sequence, one DNA window encodes the following:
- the MCAT gene encoding malonyl-CoA-acyl carrier protein transacylase, mitochondrial codes for MNVRVARAAWALGRGVRCRSSASSFLLPPSGAVDVEELLRDATAAEEGPREASVRRLPGQCSVLLFPGQGSQVVGMGRGLLRYPRVRELYAAAHRVLGYDLLELSLHGPQEALDRTVHCQPAVFVASLAAVEKLHHLQPAVIENCVAAAGFSVGEFAALVFAGAMEFCEGLYAVKIRAEAMQEASEAVPSGMLSVVGQPQSKFTFACLEAQEHCRTLGIENPVCEVSSYLFPDCRVISGHLEALQFLQKNSSKYHFRRTKMLPVSGGFHTSLMEPALEPLAQVLKAIDIKKPLVSVHSNVSGSRYMHPEHIRKLLVRQVVSPVKWEQTMHAVYERKKGTEFPRTFEVGPGKQLGTILKSCNLQAWRSYSHVEVQEADEDLH; via the exons ATGAACGTCCGGGTAGCGCGGGCTGCGTGGGCGTTGGGCCGGGGCGTGAGGTGCAGGAGCAGCGCCTCGAGCTTCCTGCTGCCTCCCTCGGGCGCGGTGGACGTGGAGGAGCTGCTGCGAGATGCGACAGCGGCGGAGGAAGGGCCCCGGGAGGCCTCGGTGCGGCGGTTGCCGGGCCAGTGCTCGGTGCTGCTCTTCCCCGGCCAGGGCAGCCAGGTGGTGGGCATGGGCCGCGGTCTGCTCCGCTACCCGCGCGTCCGCGAGCTCTACGCCGCCGCCCACCGCGTGCTGGGCTACGACTTGCTGGAGCTGAGCCTGCATGGGCCGCAGGAGGCCCTGGACCGCACAGTGCACTGCCAGCCCGCCGTCTTCGTGGCTTCGCTGGCCGCCGTCGAGAAACTGCATCACCTGCAGCCCGCG GTTATTGAGAACTGTGTTGCTGCTGCAGGATTCAGTGTGGGAGAATTTGCAGCCCTAGTGTTTGCTGGAGCCATGGAATTTTGTGAAG GTTTGTATGCAGTGAAAATCCGAGCTGAGGCCATGCAGGAAGCCTCGGAAGCTGTCCCCAGTGGGATGTTGTCCGTCGTCGGCCAGCCTCAGTCCAAGTTCACCTTTGCCTGTCTGGAGGCCCAGGAGCACTGCAGGACTTTGGGCATAGAGAACCCCGTGTGCGAGGTGTCCAGCTACCTCTTTCCCGACTGCAGGGTGATCTCAGGACACCTGGAG GCTCTGCAGTTTCTCCAGAAGAATTCCTCCAAGTATCACTTCAGACGCACCAAGATGTTGCCAGTTAGCGGTGGGTTCCATACCAGCCTCATGGAGCCAGCTTTGGAGCCCCTGGCACAAGTTTTAAAGGCAATTGACATCAAGAAGCCTCTGGTGTCCGTCCACTCAAACGTTAGTGGGAGTAGATATATGCATCCAGAACACATCCGGAAATTGCTGGTCCGGCAGGTGGTCTCCCCGGTGAAGTGGGAGCAGACGATGCACGCCGTATATGAGAGGAAGAAAGGCACCGAGTTCCCCAGAACTTTTGAAGTAGGACCTGGGAAGCAGCTGGGAACCATCCTGAAGAGCTGTAACCTGCAGGCCTGGAGGTCCTACAGTCACGTGGAGGTGCAGGAGGCTGACGAGGACCTGCACTAG
- the BIK gene encoding bcl-2-interacting killer produces MYQARPLSRNLFLYTFLQNHGPGFLDDQGEGLPGVTNILEFHPVSPYSDGPHYLAMQLASIADEMELRLLLPQFVEPIRMTVYRFSEPHRIAQLVFPYSHIGLRDVLRSFMVAFTNLRENRSLWSFLTLRDRVSPSPWPELALSLLLVVTLSWGRRLH; encoded by the exons atgTATCAAGCAAGACCCCTCTCTAGGAACCTCTTTTTGTACACCTTCCTGCAAAACCATGGCCCTGGCTTCCTGGATGACCAAGGTGAGGGGCTACCCGGCGTGACCAATATCTTGGAGTTCCACCCTGTCTCCCCCTACAG TGACGGCCCCCATTACTTGGCCATGCAGCTGGCCTCCATTGCTGACGAGATGGAGCTGAGGCTGCTGCTACCCCAGTTCGTCGAGCCCATCCGGATGACCGTGTACAG GTTCTCGGAACCTCACAGAATTGCCCAG CTTGTTTTTCCCTACAGCCACATAGGACTGAGGGACGTTCTTAGAAGTTTTATGGTGGCTTTCACTAACCTCAGGGAGAACAGAAGCCTCTGGAGCTTCCTGACCCTCAGGGACAGG GTGTCCCCCAGCCCGTGGCCCGAGCTGGCGCTGTCCCTGCTGCTGGTGGTGACGCTCAGCTGGGGGCGCCGCCTCCACTGA